GTGGCTGCGCGTCGCGACCCCGTCAGGCACGCTCGACCTCGGTCGCGGCCCCGCGTCCGCCGCCGGACCGGACCTGCGTGAGCTGTTCGTCGGCTCCGAGGGCACCCTCGGCATCATCACCGAGGTGGGCCTGCGGGTGCATGCGGTCCCCGAGCACACCGCCTACCAGGCGTGGTCGTTCCCCGACTTCGAGACCGGCGCCGCCGCACTGCGAGCCGTCGTGCAGTCCGGCTCCGCCCCCACCGTGATGCGACTGTCCGACGAGGCCGAGACCGGCATCAACCTGGCCCTCTCCGGAGACGTCGGCGGGGACAGCCCGACGTCCGGGTGCCTGGCGATCACGACGTTCGAGGGCACCGACGCCCATGTCCGCGCGCGCTACGCGGAGGCCACGGCGCTGCTCGCGGCAGCGGGCGGCACCGCGCTGGGCGAGGGTCCGGCGCAGTCGTGGGAGCACGGCCGCTTCGACGCACCCTACCTGCGCGACGCGCTGCTGAACGCCGGCGCCATCGCCGAGACGCTCGAAACCGCCACGCGCTGGTCCAATCTCGCGAACCTACGGACCGCCGTGACCACCGCGCTCACCGAATCGCTTGGCGCCCAGGGCACCCCGGCGCTCGTGATGTGCCACATCTCGCACACCTATCAGACGGGCGCGTCGCTGTATTTCACGGTCGTGTGCGCACAGGCCGCGGATCCGCTGTCGCAGTGGGCGGCCGCCAAGCGCGCCGCGGGTGACGCGATCGTCGCCGCCGGCGGCACCATCACCCACCACCACGCCGTCGGCCGCGACCACCGCCCGTGGATGGAGAACGAGGTGGGCACGCTCGGGGCGCAGGTCCTGCGGGCGGTCAAGGACGCAA
This genomic stretch from Prescottella soli harbors:
- a CDS encoding FAD-binding oxidoreductase — encoded protein: MSQAFVPEFPATEAPTMEWDAWGVAESRRHLSPQIKTLLQQALGVSAEQSPPPTEADVIVRATTLGSPLIHALEDLLGADNVRTDTATRLRHAGGKSTPDLLRRKSTGEQDAPDAVLLPGSHDEVLALLRFCAAEGIAVVPFGGGTSVVGGVDPARGRFGSAVALDLRRLDALVDLDPVSGVATLQAGVTGPQAEQLLGEHGFSLGHFPQSFQFATIGGFAATRSSGQASAGYGRFDDMVEWLRVATPSGTLDLGRGPASAAGPDLRELFVGSEGTLGIITEVGLRVHAVPEHTAYQAWSFPDFETGAAALRAVVQSGSAPTVMRLSDEAETGINLALSGDVGGDSPTSGCLAITTFEGTDAHVRARYAEATALLAAAGGTALGEGPAQSWEHGRFDAPYLRDALLNAGAIAETLETATRWSNLANLRTAVTTALTESLGAQGTPALVMCHISHTYQTGASLYFTVVCAQAADPLSQWAAAKRAAGDAIVAAGGTITHHHAVGRDHRPWMENEVGTLGAQVLRAVKDAIDPAGILNPGKLIP